From the genome of Segatella hominis, one region includes:
- a CDS encoding DUF5689 domain-containing protein produces the protein MKKILFIAMAFASMFFASCMGDGYADPDNTIKVPAAPVGDNNIKEKNVITIAQLKEDYNSLIANKRYEQIDKDIQIKGYITGNDLGGNLYNEVCLQDETGGILVCINKGALYGELPVGQQILINLKGLYIGGYGSQAELGGVYTNSTTGAQSIGKVDRYEWNKHFKILGSPDAAKAESLVEVFDKTKIKDADYLKSCSGKLMRIENVQFSQADGKAVYAPETEKDKTNCVNRNLTDAETQTPISASNLLVRTSAYAKFANVALPKDPVNITGIFTRFNNVWQILIRTSNDVETALNVPGGTKEEPYTVTNALKLINAGKYTTDKVYTTGIICEVGSVDTGSYGNATYSISEDGKAVAGKMIKVFRGFNLDNQKWTEETKGTLAVGKKVVIYGTLTMYNGTPEIDSGNYLISIK, from the coding sequence ATGAAAAAAATATTATTCATAGCAATGGCTTTTGCCAGTATGTTTTTTGCATCTTGCATGGGCGATGGTTATGCTGATCCTGATAATACGATTAAGGTGCCTGCGGCTCCTGTCGGTGACAATAATATCAAGGAGAAGAATGTCATCACAATTGCACAGCTGAAGGAAGACTACAACAGCCTCATTGCTAATAAGAGATATGAACAGATAGACAAGGACATCCAGATCAAAGGTTACATTACTGGTAATGATCTCGGTGGCAACCTTTACAACGAGGTTTGTCTGCAGGACGAGACGGGTGGTATCTTGGTTTGCATCAACAAGGGTGCTCTCTATGGCGAACTTCCTGTTGGTCAGCAAATTCTCATCAATCTGAAGGGCCTCTACATTGGTGGTTACGGTTCTCAGGCTGAGTTGGGCGGTGTCTATACCAACAGCACTACGGGTGCACAGTCTATCGGTAAGGTTGACCGCTACGAGTGGAACAAGCATTTCAAGATTTTGGGTTCTCCAGACGCAGCCAAGGCTGAAAGTTTGGTAGAGGTGTTCGACAAGACCAAGATCAAGGATGCTGACTATCTGAAGTCTTGCTCTGGCAAGTTGATGCGCATTGAGAATGTACAGTTCTCTCAGGCTGACGGTAAGGCCGTTTATGCCCCAGAGACAGAAAAGGACAAGACCAACTGCGTGAACCGCAACTTGACTGATGCAGAAACCCAAACACCTATCAGTGCTTCCAACCTCTTGGTTCGCACTTCAGCTTATGCCAAGTTTGCCAATGTCGCTTTGCCAAAGGACCCTGTCAACATTACAGGTATTTTCACCCGTTTCAACAATGTTTGGCAGATTCTGATCCGTACAAGCAATGATGTAGAGACTGCGCTGAATGTTCCTGGTGGAACCAAGGAAGAACCTTACACTGTGACCAACGCGCTCAAACTCATCAATGCTGGTAAATATACAACAGATAAAGTTTATACTACCGGAATCATCTGCGAGGTAGGTAGCGTTGATACAGGCTCGTACGGTAATGCTACATATTCTATCTCTGAAGATGGAAAGGCTGTTGCCGGCAAGATGATCAAGGTATTCCGCGGCTTCAATCTCGACAACCAGAAATGGACAGAAGAGAC